From Toxorhynchites rutilus septentrionalis strain SRP chromosome 2, ASM2978413v1, whole genome shotgun sequence, a single genomic window includes:
- the LOC129767142 gene encoding uncharacterized protein LOC129767142 produces the protein MLLNTLRQRFWPIRGRDLVRKVVDKCLICFSCKPKSIQQLMGSLPAARVTPSRAFLKSGVDYCGPFYVRPPSRRGNSMKIFVAIFVCMASKAVHIEMVYSLTSGSFLSALKRFVARRGRVTDVYCDNARTFVGANRQLQEHKQLFDELHRSEDLTNKCTKVGINFHFNPARSPHFGGLWEAAVKTFKHHLYRIMKDTLLTIEEFNTLITQIEGIMNSRPLTPLSSDPADVVALTPGHLLVGEPLFQIPEPDLCETPINRLTSFQKMQQKIQHFWKVWSSAYVGQLQDRQKWPMAHPDIKIGTLVLLKNESTPPMKWNLGRIESAFPGRDGRTRVIQVRTANGSYRRAITEVCPLPIDDVIEANRSTSATSSILIDQNQT, from the coding sequence ATGCTTCTCAATACTCTACGCCAGCGGTTTTGGCCCATTCGAGGCAGAGATTTAGTGAGAAAAGTGGTGGACAAATGCCTGATCTGCTTCTCCTGCAAACCGAAGAGCATCCAACAACTCATGGGATCATTACCGGCAGCGAGAGTGACTCCGTCGCGCGCGTTTCTGAAGTCCGGCGTGGACTATTGCGGTCCGTTTTACGTTCGCCCGCCGAGTCGTCGGGGCAATTCTATGAAAATTTTCGTTGCAATATTCGTTTGTATGGCCTCCAAGGCTGTCCATATCGAAATGGTATATAGCCTGACGTCGGGTTCGTTCTTAAGTGCTTTGAAACGCTTCGTGGCACGTCGCGGTCGCGTAACTGACGTGTACTGCGACAATGCACGCACTTTTGTTGGTGCGAATCGTCAGCTGCAAGAGCACAAACAGCTATTCGATGAGCTGCACCGTTCTGAAGATCTCACAAACAAGTGCACCAAAGTGGGAATTAACTTCCACTTTAATCCAGCTCGGTCTCCGCACTTTGGAGGGTTGTGGGAGGCCGCCGTTAAGACCTTCAAGCACCATCTGTATCGCATCATGAAGGATACTCTCCTCACTATCGAGGAATTCAACACCTTGATTACCCAGATTGAAGGAATCATGAATTCAAGGCCTCTCACACCCCTGTCATCCGATCCTGCTGACGTTGTTGCTCTCACTCCGGGGCACTTGTTAGTTGGCGAGCCGTTATTCCAGATTCCTGAGCCTGATCTCTGCGAAACTCCTATTAATCGCCTCACTTCTTTCCAGAAAATGCAACAGAAGATTCAACATTTTTGGAAGGTTTGGTCTAGTGCGTATGTTGGTCAACTTCAAGATCGACAGAAATGGCCGATGGCTCATCCAGACATCAAAATTGGAACATTGGTACTGCTGAAGAACGAATCAACTCCTCCAATGAAGTGGAATCTGGGCCGAATCGAAAGCGCCTTCCCTGGCAGGGATGGTCGCACAAGGGTCATCCAGGTTCGAACCGCAAATGGAAGTTACCGACGGGCAATAACGGAAGTCTGTCCTCTACCGATCGACGATGTCATCGAGGCTAACAGATCAACCAGTGCAACTTCGTCAATCCTAATTGACCAAAACCAGACATAG
- the LOC129767143 gene encoding uncharacterized protein LOC129767143 has product MASKIKRDLRKTKKLIIRRNNILGSARLIKVFDTNYVHETDFPQLKFRIEKLDSLWDEFNDVQAEIELDHEVTDEIAEERVSFEEVYFQLKGSLTSKLVNVTPSTTSMSSSPVAPPTQTFNVRLPELKIPEFKGDFDEWMNFHDLFVSLIHTNQHLSSIQKFQYLKAVLRLVQSLAVTATNYGIAWDLLKRRFDNRNFLIKQHFSALLSTPSLKKESSSALSDLVDTFEKHIGVLDKLEETREHWNSFLVELLSSKLDHTSLKEWENQLVEDERPKYKELVSFIQKRSRVLQTITLSHTSIANSKTDLRIHRVNVSSHSAITSANVKNCVVCRKDTHSTSSCDEFLKLQPKQRFSIAKRHGLCLNCLRSSHLVKDCPSSSCRTCNKRHHTLLHINTSNTLAVQVGELSEAHNQPLFASQSATVVESSSSVGACIVDQSHVVPRVMGTSSGGQGYSLRNVSPSPVVPSGPAQGLVTSCAAITPPTFTTNTNTTIFMLTAYVRVRDIDGTYSYARALLDSASERNFVTENLAQRLRLKRERADVDVYGIGNSVQRVTHLVSVSLSSRVGTFNANIDFLVLPSLTRILPSTTVDVSNWIIPRSLPLADPKFNIAHGIDMIIGVQWFFTLLENEQISLGPQLPILRKTVFGYAVAGDHANQSPVKITVCNAAITIDNLAAAALSLEEQHCENHFQKTHSRAPDGRYEVRLPIREEMLCELGESSPVAHRRFQAMEKRFVINPTLHSDYCKFMDEYQSLGHMETVEPEPSIPHFYLPHHAILRPDSATTKTRVVFDGSCKSTSNLSLNDICYIGPTVQPPLLAISLNFRMPKYVVTADVEKMYRQIRVYKLDRTLQQIFWRKSQSESLKTYQLKTVTYGTACAPFLATRCLNQLADDEQDHFPLAARLLKKSFYVDDCLAGDDDKDRTIESCKQLIQLLASGGFLLRKWSSNDPEILSHIPEYLRDNRDDLEIDKSSSVKTLGLIWHPLIDSFGFKVPLLSPSIPITKRIALSEMSRLFDPMGLVGAVIVSAKIYLRPCGRIRLLGMRSYHSAIKTGGKPLGLKFKCFRP; this is encoded by the exons ATGGCATCGAAAATAAAACGGGATCTCCGCAAAACTAAGAAACTAATTATTCGTCGAAACAACATACTTGGCTCAGCGAGATTGATAAAGGTTTTCGATACTAACTACGTGCATGAAACTGATTTTCCTCAATTGAAGTTCCGCATTGAGAAGCTGGATTCTCTCTGGGACGAGTTTAATGATGTGCAAGCTGAGATAGAACTAGATCATGAGGTTACTGATGAGATTGCTGAAGAAAGAGTGTCGTTTGAAGAAGTTTACTTTCAACTCAAAGGATCTTTGACCAGTAAGCTCGTAAATGTGACCCCATCGACCACCTCTATGTCCTCATCGCCTGTCGCCCCACCTACACAGACCTTCAATGTCCGCCTCCCGGAACTTAAAATACCAGAGTTCAAGGGAGATTTCGATGAATGGATGAACTTTCATGATTTGTTCGTCAGTCTCATTCACACCAATCAGCACCTTTCATccattcaaaaatttcaatatttgaaaGCGGTACTTCGGTTGGTACAATCGCTAGCTGTAACTGCAACAAACTATGGTATTGCTTGGGATCTTTTGAAAAGAAGGTTCGACAATCGGAACTTTCTAATAAAGCAACATTTTTCTGCTCTGCTTTCCACTCCATCGTTGAAGAAGGAATCCTCATCTGCACTTTCGGATCTTGTTGATACGTTTGAAAAGCACATTGGCGTGCTTGATAAGCTAGAAGAGACGAGGGAACACTGGAACTCTTTTTTGGTGGAACTTCTCAGTAGCAAGCTAGATCATACGTCATTGAAAGAGTGGGAGAATCAGTTGGTCGAAGATGAAAGGCCAAAATACAAAGAATTAGTGTCATTCATCCAGAAACGGTCCCGAGTGCTACAAACCATAACACTTTCTCATACATCGATCGCTAATAGTAAGACAGATCTTCGCATTCATCGAGTGAATGTTTCTTCTCATTCCGCAATTACAAGTgcgaatgtaaaaaattgtgtgGTTTGTCGTAAAGATACTCATTCAACTTCGTCATGTGATGAATTCCTAAAATTACAACCGAAACAACGCTTCAGTATAGCTAAAAGGCATGGTCTGTGCTTGAACTGTTTGAGGTCTTCGCATTTGGTGAAAGACTGCCCTTCTAGCTCTTGTCGGACATGCAACAAGCGCCATCACACATTGTTGCATATAAACACTTCCAACACATTGGCTGTTCAGGTTGGTGAACTATCGGAAGCACATAACCAACCATTATTTGCTTCACAATCGGCCACGGTCGTCGAGTCGTCTTCGTCGGTTGGTGCGTGCATTGTCGATCAATCGCACGTGGTCCCTCGGGTAATGGGAACGTCGTCGGGAGGCCAAGGTTATTCGTTAAGGAACGTGTCGCCGTCTCCAGTTGTACCGTCAGGGCCAGCTCAAGGATTGGTGACAAGCTGCGCTGCTATCACTCCTCCCACATTCACTACAAACACGAATACAACGATTTTCATGCTCACGGCCTATGTTCGGGTTCGTGACATTGATGGAACCTACTCATATGCTCGAGCTCTGTTAGACTCTGCATCCGAGCGTAATTTTGTGACCGAAAATCTCGCGCAACGACTGCGCCTCAAACGAGAAAGAGCAGATGTCGACGTGTACGGAATAGGAAACAGCGTACAACGTGTAACACATTTGGTTTCGGTCAGTTTATCGTCACGAGTAGGAACTTTCAACGCCAATATAGACTTTCTAGTACTACCCAGCTTGACTAGAATTTTGCCGTCAACAACAGTCGATGTTTCGAATTGGATAATTCCTCGAAGCCTACCACTCGCCGACCCGAAGTTTAACATCGCTCATGGTATTGACATGATCATTGGCGTGCAATGGTTTTTCACGCTATTGGAAAACGAACAAATTTCTTTGGGTCCTCAGCTACCAATACTACGCAAAACAGTATTTGGGTATGCTGTTGCAGGCGATCACGCAAACCAATCGCCAGTTAAAATAACTGTTTGCAACGCAGCGATCACTATCGATAATCTCGCTGCTGCA GCATTATCCCTGGAGGAGCAACATTGTGAAAATCACTTCCAGAAAACCCATTCCAGAGCCCCTGACGGTCGGTACGAAGTGCGGTTGCCGATTCGTGAAGAAATGTTATGCGAACTGGGAGAGTCATCACCGGTTGCACATCGCAGATTCCAAGCCATGGAGAAAAGATTTGTCATTAATCCCACGCTACATTCCGACTACTGTAAATTCATGGACGAATATCAGTCACTTGGACACATGGAAACAGTCGAGCCAGAACCGTCTATTCCCCACTTCTATCTACCTCACCACGCTATATTGCGACCTGATAGTGCAACGACTAAGACCCGAGTCGTTTTTGATGGTTCGTGTAAATCAACAAGCAATCTGTCGCTCAACGATATTTGCTACATCGGTCCGACAGTTCAGCCACCTCTTCTCGCCATAAGCTTAAATTTTCGGATGCCCAAATACGTTGTTACAGCTGATGTCGAAAAAATGTATCGACAAATCAGGGTGTACAAGCTAGATCGCACGCTGCAGCAAATATTTTGGAGGAAATCTCAGAGCGAATCATTGAAAACCTACCAACTTAAAACCGTTACTTACGGTACAGCATGCGCACCATTCCTCGCCACCCGTTGCTTGAACCAGCTCGCGGATGACGAACAGGATCATTTTCCGTTGGCAGCTCGACTACTAAAGAAATCCTTCTAtgttgacgattgtttggcTGGAGATGACGATAAAGATAGAACAATCGAAAGCTGTAAGCAACTAATTCAACTACTTGCTTCTGGGGGCTTCTTGCTCAGGAAATGGAGCTCGAATGATCCAGAAATCCTTTCCCACATTCCGGAATATCTCCGTGATAACCGAGATGATCTTGAAATCGACAAATCTAGCTCGGTCAAAACCCTCGGATTAATTTGGCATCCACTCATTGATTCTTTTGGATTCAAGGTTCCACTACTTTCACCCTCAATACCAATCACGAAAAGGATAGCACTTTCGGAAATGTCCAGGTTGTTTGATCCCATGGGACTTGTGGGAGCAGTAATCGTGTCCGCCAAAATCTATTTACGTCCCTGTGGTCGAATTCGTTTACTTGGGATGAGGAGTTACCACTCGGCTATCAAAACTGGTGGGAAACCTTTAGGACTGAAATTCAAGTGCTTTCGACCTTGA